The proteins below are encoded in one region of Maribacter aestuarii:
- the coaD gene encoding pantetheine-phosphate adenylyltransferase, whose protein sequence is MRRAIFPGSFDPLTLGHHDIILRGITLFDELIIAIGENSEKKYMFSLEERTKFIKEAYKNETKIKVLTYKGLTVDFCRQIEANFILRGLRNPADFEFEKAIAHTNRKLSEIETVFLLTSSGKSYISSSIVRDVIRNGGDYTGLVPDSVRIP, encoded by the coding sequence ATGAGACGTGCAATTTTTCCAGGTTCTTTTGACCCTCTAACGTTAGGTCACCATGATATTATACTTAGGGGTATAACCTTGTTCGATGAATTGATTATCGCCATAGGAGAGAACTCGGAGAAGAAATACATGTTCAGTTTAGAGGAACGTACAAAATTCATTAAGGAAGCTTATAAGAACGAGACAAAAATAAAAGTGCTTACCTATAAGGGCCTAACAGTTGATTTTTGTAGACAAATAGAGGCAAATTTTATTCTTAGGGGATTACGCAATCCGGCTGATTTTGAATTTGAAAAAGCAATCGCTCATACCAACCGTAAGCTTTCCGAAATTGAAACTGTTTTTTTACTTACCTCTTCAGGAAAATCCTATATAAGTTCTTCAATAGTACGGGATGTTATTAGAAATGGAGGTGATTACACTGGTTTAGTCCCAGATTCCGTCAGAATACCATAG
- the yaaA gene encoding peroxide stress protein YaaA, giving the protein MKIVISPAKSLDYESELPTSKFTEPDFIREAEKLNKILAKKKPKALSDLMSISDNLAQLNWERNQNFSVPFTPENARPAVYAFNGDVYQGLDAYTISDSKLSRLQDMLRILSGLYGILKPLDLIQPYRLEMGTSLKVGRDKNLYDFWKKKVTNSLNSELEDDELFLNLASNEYFGAVDTKTLKAPVITPIFKDWKNDKLKVISFYAKKARGSMVRYILDANAKTLEDIKGFNLDEYEYSKEHTLKENEPVFIR; this is encoded by the coding sequence ATGAAAATTGTTATTTCCCCTGCCAAATCGTTGGATTACGAATCCGAATTGCCGACCTCAAAATTTACGGAGCCCGACTTTATAAGGGAAGCTGAAAAACTGAATAAGATTTTGGCAAAGAAAAAGCCAAAAGCCTTATCCGACCTTATGTCTATTTCAGATAATCTGGCCCAACTGAACTGGGAACGTAATCAAAATTTTTCTGTTCCCTTCACTCCAGAAAATGCCCGGCCTGCGGTTTACGCGTTCAATGGTGATGTGTACCAGGGATTGGATGCCTATACTATTTCCGATTCAAAATTATCTAGGCTACAGGATATGCTCCGTATTTTATCCGGTCTTTACGGTATTCTGAAACCGTTGGATTTAATACAGCCATACCGTTTGGAGATGGGAACTTCCTTAAAAGTAGGTAGGGATAAAAATCTGTACGACTTTTGGAAAAAGAAAGTAACCAATTCCTTGAATTCTGAATTAGAGGATGATGAGTTGTTCCTTAATTTGGCCAGTAATGAATATTTTGGAGCAGTTGACACTAAAACACTAAAAGCACCGGTAATAACCCCAATTTTTAAGGATTGGAAAAATGATAAATTAAAAGTCATCAGTTTTTACGCAAAAAAGGCAAGGGGCTCCATGGTCCGCTATATTTTGGATGCGAACGCGAAAACTTTGGAAGATATCAAAGGTTTTAATTTGGACGAATACGAATATAGTAAGGAGCATACCCTCAAGGAGAACGAACCTGTTTTTATCAGATAA
- a CDS encoding 30S ribosomal protein THX codes for MGKGDRKSKRGKIANNSYGARRPKRIKKRPTVEEKIKVGKKK; via the coding sequence ATGGGAAAAGGAGATAGGAAATCGAAAAGGGGAAAAATTGCAAATAATTCCTATGGGGCCAGAAGACCCAAGAGAATTAAAAAAAGACCTACGGTTGAAGAGAAAATAAAAGTCGGGAAAAAGAAATAA
- a CDS encoding D-alanine--D-alanine ligase yields the protein MRKKVAIIMGGFSSEYKISLKSGNVVYDYLDKEKYDAYRIHIFKDRWIYVDSNEKEFPVNRHDFSLKLNNQMVKFDCVFNAIHGTPGEDGLMQAYFKLLGIPQTSCGFYQAALTFNKRDLLSVLKAYGIKSAPSYYLNKGDKIDEKQIIDKVKLPCFVKANKSGSSYGITKVYKAEELKNAISLAYMEDDEIIIEGFLEGTEVSVGVIKYKGETTVLPITEIVTENDFFDYEAKYEGKSQEITPARISNEQEQNVTRIARTIYDVLKMNGFSRSEFIFIGEDPFLLEVNTTPGLTKESILPQQAKEAGIDLSQLFESAIEEALS from the coding sequence ATGAGAAAAAAAGTAGCGATTATTATGGGAGGCTTTTCCAGTGAGTATAAAATATCACTCAAAAGTGGAAACGTAGTTTACGATTATTTGGACAAGGAAAAGTATGATGCCTATAGAATTCACATTTTTAAGGATAGATGGATTTACGTTGATTCTAATGAAAAAGAGTTTCCAGTTAACCGACACGATTTCTCGTTGAAACTTAATAATCAAATGGTCAAATTCGATTGTGTGTTCAATGCCATTCACGGAACTCCAGGAGAAGACGGTCTAATGCAAGCCTACTTTAAGTTGTTGGGAATTCCACAAACCTCATGTGGTTTTTATCAAGCTGCGTTGACCTTTAACAAAAGAGACTTATTAAGTGTACTCAAGGCCTATGGCATCAAATCCGCCCCTTCTTATTATTTGAACAAGGGCGATAAAATTGATGAAAAACAAATAATAGATAAGGTTAAATTGCCCTGTTTCGTTAAAGCAAATAAATCCGGTAGCAGTTATGGTATTACCAAGGTCTATAAAGCCGAGGAGCTAAAAAACGCCATATCCCTAGCTTATATGGAGGACGATGAAATTATCATCGAAGGATTTTTGGAAGGGACCGAAGTATCAGTAGGAGTGATTAAATATAAAGGGGAAACAACCGTACTACCCATAACGGAGATAGTGACTGAAAATGACTTTTTTGATTACGAGGCAAAGTATGAGGGAAAGTCCCAGGAAATAACACCCGCCAGAATCAGCAATGAGCAGGAACAGAACGTGACCCGTATCGCCAGGACCATCTATGACGTTTTAAAGATGAACGGTTTTTCTAGAAGCGAATTTATATTCATTGGAGAGGATCCTTTTCTTTTGGAAGTGAATACTACCCCGGGACTCACTAAGGAAAGTATCCTTCCCCAACAAGCAAAAGAAGCAGGAATAGATTTATCCCAATTGTTCGAAAGCGCAATTGAAGAAGCTTTATCCTAA
- a CDS encoding RluA family pseudouridine synthase, producing MESIENPEQEDSELFEHHRIVASKGQEPLRVDKFLMNFIENATRNKIQQAAKDGHVWVNDSIVKSNYKVKAGDEVKVLFEHPPHEFLLVPEDIPLDIVYEDDVLLVVNKPAGMVVHPGHGNYSGTLINALIYHIDNLPANSNERPGLVHRIDKDTSGLLVIAKTEAAMTYLAKQFFDKTSEREYIALVWGNMEEDEGTIIGNVGRNPKNRLQMHVFPDGDEGKEAVTHFKVLERLGYVTLVSCKLETGRTHQIRVHMKYIGHTLFNDERYGGEKILKGTTFTKYRQFVENTFKLLPRQALHAKTLGFVHPVSGKQMRFDSELPEDMRACIDKWRNYTKNSLG from the coding sequence ATGGAATCCATAGAAAATCCTGAACAAGAGGATAGCGAGCTTTTTGAGCACCATCGGATCGTAGCCTCTAAAGGTCAGGAGCCTTTGAGAGTGGACAAATTCTTAATGAATTTTATTGAGAATGCGACGCGTAACAAAATTCAACAGGCAGCAAAAGACGGCCATGTTTGGGTAAACGATTCCATTGTCAAATCCAATTATAAGGTAAAGGCAGGGGATGAGGTGAAAGTTCTTTTTGAGCACCCGCCCCATGAGTTCTTACTGGTGCCCGAAGATATTCCCTTAGATATTGTATACGAAGACGATGTGCTTTTGGTCGTGAACAAACCTGCGGGTATGGTCGTACACCCGGGACACGGAAATTATTCGGGAACGCTCATAAATGCATTAATCTATCATATTGATAACTTGCCCGCCAATAGCAACGAACGGCCGGGATTGGTACATCGTATAGACAAAGACACCTCTGGACTCTTGGTCATAGCTAAAACGGAGGCAGCCATGACGTATTTGGCAAAGCAGTTTTTTGACAAGACTTCAGAACGGGAATACATTGCCTTGGTTTGGGGAAATATGGAAGAGGACGAGGGTACCATTATCGGGAATGTGGGCAGAAATCCAAAAAACAGGCTACAGATGCATGTTTTTCCTGATGGTGACGAGGGGAAGGAAGCGGTAACCCATTTCAAGGTCTTGGAACGTTTGGGGTATGTTACTTTGGTTTCCTGTAAATTGGAGACGGGAAGAACTCATCAAATTAGGGTACATATGAAATATATTGGTCATACGCTTTTTAACGATGAGCGTTATGGCGGTGAAAAAATTCTTAAGGGCACTACATTTACAAAGTATAGGCAGTTTGTGGAAAATACGTTTAAACTGCTCCCTCGGCAGGCGCTACATGCCAAAACATTGGGTTTTGTGCACCCTGTGAGCGGAAAACAAATGCGTTTCGATTCTGAACTCCCTGAGGATATGCGAGCTTGCATTGATAAATGGAGGAACTATACCAAAAACAGCTTGGGGTAA
- a CDS encoding PAS domain-containing protein yields MSFSSDWIQQIPTAIALIDTDYNFVSASPNWLKKFKFGEQDLSGTNLFELFPRFSKDWDSRLQYCLDGLKDIKIIDHYAETRDPDSNLLWNLNPWKDGYGNIIGVILKADTISKTKELELELKRTKILLSEKSKIAKIGSWEYTIADKKLVWTPAVNSIYAVQKDLKPSLDEALKHYKEGKSRNTIKNAVEQAITTGKPWNENLQLVRGDGKTIWVNSIGRPKYKDGVCLRVIGTVQDITHTFNHTLNVKRVSATENPFFEKVPFGLILTDFRTGKLLNVNSSFLRLTGYDKTFFSGKSFKSFVTQTIKKRSSSFAAQLQENESYEPFEMTFSHKNGKKLNLKFSGQLLVNDNHHTQVLTTVENLTGDLQKEKNLKKVLNESKVQNEQLLNFAHMVSHNLKAHATNFSLLLNFLDKEKGDNERKKLMGMLFSASDNLSGTIKGLREIVAIKTNVNEEKRLLSLNDCIFSVEQNLIGLLKENNGKIVNEISDDVKVKALPAYLESILTNCLTNALKYRHLDKDPIIILSVEKQKDYTVLHIEDNGLGLDMKKIGHKLFGIYNTFHKNKDSRGIGLYISKNQIEAMNGKISATSVLGQGSTFSIFFNTN; encoded by the coding sequence TTGTCATTCTCATCTGATTGGATTCAACAAATACCTACGGCAATCGCTTTAATAGATACCGACTACAATTTCGTTAGCGCCTCCCCCAATTGGCTAAAAAAATTCAAGTTTGGGGAACAGGATTTATCTGGAACCAATTTATTCGAGCTTTTCCCTAGATTTTCTAAGGACTGGGATAGTAGATTGCAATATTGTCTTGATGGACTAAAGGACATAAAGATTATAGACCACTACGCGGAAACTAGAGACCCCGATAGTAACCTACTCTGGAATTTAAATCCTTGGAAAGATGGTTATGGAAATATTATTGGCGTTATTCTAAAAGCTGATACCATTTCGAAAACAAAGGAATTGGAACTGGAGCTTAAACGCACCAAAATCCTATTAAGCGAAAAAAGTAAAATTGCTAAAATTGGAAGCTGGGAATATACAATTGCAGACAAAAAATTAGTTTGGACTCCGGCCGTGAACAGCATTTATGCTGTACAGAAGGATTTAAAACCATCCTTGGATGAAGCCCTAAAACATTACAAAGAAGGAAAATCCAGAAACACGATAAAAAATGCCGTTGAACAGGCAATTACCACGGGCAAACCTTGGAATGAAAATTTACAATTGGTGCGTGGCGACGGAAAGACGATTTGGGTAAACTCCATTGGACGTCCCAAATATAAGGATGGTGTTTGTTTAAGGGTTATTGGAACAGTACAGGACATTACGCATACCTTTAATCACACGTTAAACGTAAAAAGGGTTAGCGCTACGGAAAACCCATTTTTCGAAAAAGTCCCTTTTGGACTCATCCTTACCGATTTTAGAACCGGAAAACTTTTAAATGTAAATTCGAGTTTTTTGCGTCTTACGGGGTATGACAAAACTTTTTTCAGCGGTAAAAGTTTTAAAAGCTTCGTAACACAGACGATAAAAAAGAGAAGTAGCTCTTTTGCTGCACAATTACAGGAAAATGAATCCTACGAACCTTTTGAAATGACCTTCAGTCATAAGAATGGTAAAAAGCTTAACCTCAAATTCTCAGGTCAACTCTTAGTAAATGATAATCATCATACCCAAGTATTGACCACAGTCGAAAACCTGACCGGGGACCTACAGAAAGAAAAAAATCTTAAAAAAGTACTTAACGAGTCTAAAGTCCAGAATGAGCAATTATTGAATTTTGCCCACATGGTATCTCATAACCTCAAAGCCCATGCCACGAACTTTTCGCTCCTATTGAACTTTTTGGACAAAGAAAAAGGAGATAATGAACGCAAAAAACTAATGGGAATGTTGTTCAGTGCATCGGACAACCTTTCAGGAACAATAAAGGGCTTAAGGGAAATTGTAGCCATAAAAACGAACGTAAATGAGGAAAAAAGACTTCTTTCATTGAACGATTGTATATTTTCCGTAGAGCAAAATTTGATTGGACTACTTAAAGAAAATAATGGTAAAATAGTGAATGAAATTTCCGATGATGTTAAAGTAAAAGCATTACCGGCCTATCTGGAGAGCATTTTGACCAATTGCCTTACAAATGCCTTAAAATATAGACATCTTGATAAAGACCCGATCATAATCCTGAGTGTAGAAAAGCAGAAAGACTACACTGTATTGCATATAGAGGATAATGGATTAGGACTGGATATGAAAAAAATTGGACACAAACTTTTTGGGATTTACAATACATTCCATAAAAACAAGGATTCTAGGGGAATAGGCCTGTATATATCTAAGAACCAGATAGAAGCTATGAACGGAAAAATTTCGGCAACGAGCGTTTTGGGTCAAGGTTCAACCTTTAGCATCTTTTTTAACACCAACTAA
- a CDS encoding PASTA domain-containing protein: MKNFLNFLRSKTFLIQIGLALIVTILLVFGVLQWLKSTTNHGEFVEVPDFSKLSVMEMRKSVEEAGLRYEVLDSANYNPEYPRFSIITQDPPAGTKVKANRKIYFAVNPSGYKKVTVPNIIQVTKRNASSMLRAVGLDVQRVTYIDQLGKDMVYYIKHKGKDVKPGDKLPKTSKIELICGNGSIPDSAIIRADSE, encoded by the coding sequence ATGAAGAATTTTTTAAATTTTTTGAGAAGTAAGACATTTTTAATCCAAATAGGTCTTGCTCTAATAGTTACCATATTGCTGGTCTTTGGCGTTTTGCAATGGCTAAAGAGTACCACCAATCATGGCGAATTTGTTGAGGTCCCGGATTTTTCTAAATTATCTGTGATGGAAATGCGCAAATCTGTAGAGGAAGCGGGGTTGCGCTACGAGGTTTTGGACTCCGCCAACTACAATCCGGAATACCCTAGATTTTCAATTATTACACAAGACCCCCCGGCAGGTACAAAGGTAAAAGCAAATAGAAAAATTTATTTTGCCGTAAATCCTTCAGGATACAAGAAGGTAACTGTCCCAAACATCATACAGGTTACTAAAAGAAATGCGTCTTCTATGTTGAGGGCGGTAGGACTAGATGTGCAACGCGTTACCTATATTGACCAGCTTGGCAAGGATATGGTCTATTACATTAAGCACAAAGGAAAGGACGTGAAGCCAGGGGACAAGCTTCCTAAAACTTCTAAAATAGAGCTGATATGTGGAAACGGCAGTATTCCCGATAGTGCTATTATTAGAGCAGATTCAGAATAG
- a CDS encoding uracil-DNA glycosylase family protein, whose amino-acid sequence MFLHTHPYPPFLFKEATKLIVGTLPPPRFTTGDLKEGDVNFCYGSRDGQLWPILNIIFDLKLSFETSERAIEERKKFLRKRQIGICDIVASAKREKIDASDLGMQQIQLRNLLQYLKQYPNIKTLLFTGGNSKNGPEYFFRKHLKEYGLSLKTVSDEVPRINEFTHPSTGKLVRTVSLTAPSGAANRAVGSNPLYKKLKGQNPNFTTLDFRVMQYSSFF is encoded by the coding sequence ATGTTCCTTCATACGCACCCATATCCCCCTTTTCTTTTTAAGGAAGCTACTAAACTAATTGTAGGTACGCTTCCGCCGCCTAGGTTCACTACGGGTGATTTAAAGGAAGGTGACGTAAATTTTTGTTATGGAAGCAGGGATGGCCAACTATGGCCCATATTAAATATTATTTTTGACTTAAAGCTGTCCTTCGAAACTTCCGAAAGAGCCATTGAAGAGCGCAAAAAATTTTTAAGAAAACGCCAAATAGGTATTTGTGATATCGTAGCGAGTGCCAAAAGGGAAAAGATTGATGCCTCAGATTTAGGAATGCAGCAAATTCAATTACGCAATCTACTCCAATATTTGAAACAGTACCCAAACATCAAGACCCTTTTGTTTACAGGTGGTAATAGTAAAAATGGCCCGGAATATTTTTTTAGAAAACATCTTAAGGAATATGGACTTAGTCTGAAAACTGTATCAGACGAAGTGCCAAGAATAAACGAGTTTACGCATCCAAGCACGGGGAAATTGGTAAGGACGGTTTCCTTAACGGCACCGTCCGGTGCGGCCAACAGGGCGGTAGGTAGTAACCCACTTTATAAAAAACTGAAGGGCCAAAATCCAAATTTTACTACACTAGATTTTAGGGTGATGCAATACAGTTCTTTTTTTTAA
- a CDS encoding phosphoenolpyruvate carboxylase: MQQSERLEEFKKSVQNKFNVYNSLFLNLPYRNIENVGMLIPLLLDQSQKGLATGLNPKEILETFFDKFAEIEEEKDRIDFMFRIIQYVERQVVLYDSVEDAAFPKIHRHTSSLSLKDYFQLVAKNDSWDDIKDKLASFSARIVLTAHPTQFYTPAVLDIISNLRTLILEDRIDEIDVALQQLGLTSLINAKKPTPLDEAKNIIYTLRHVYYDAIGDLYAHIKSSINNHNFENHNIVKLGFWPGGDRDGNPFVTSEITRDVMNELRVTLMKCYYNDLKRLQHKLTFKEVQEPLNKLRNNLYKAMFDTSKDVGYKDIIDPLTKIREALVEKYNNLYIKDLDLFIDKVKIFKTHFATIDIRQDHSIHTKVMNEVLRKKGFIKEDYKELSEDGLISIFLNENFTLSPDDFEEEIVKDTIRNISQLQTIQDKNGEEGCNRYIISNSEDIYSVLFVLALFRWCGWGNNKITFDIVPLFETMIGMENAEVTMEKLFSLEPYRKHLNNRGEKHTIMLGFSDGTKDGGYLKANWSILKTKETLSAVCEANGIAAIFFDGRGGPPARGGGKTHRFYAAQTNRVANNEIQLTIQGQTITSTYGTKEQFIYNSEQLLTAGLSNTILGKEITISDDSRKLIEELSEDSFAKYDALKHHDKFMPYLENMSTLKYYTKANIGSRPGKRGNKAKLELSDLRAISFVGSWSQLKQNVPGYFGIGTALKNLEDKGRFEEAKQLYDNVPFFQALMMNSMMSLSKCYFELTSYMKEDKEYGAFWEILHEEYQLSKDMLLKLSGMEILMEKEAISRESIKIREHIVLPLLVIQQYALQQISGGTKFNEEYEKIVTRSLYGNINASRNSA; this comes from the coding sequence ATGCAGCAGTCAGAACGCCTAGAAGAGTTTAAAAAATCCGTACAGAACAAGTTCAATGTGTACAACAGTTTGTTCTTGAATTTACCTTATAGAAATATAGAAAATGTGGGGATGTTGATTCCACTTTTATTGGATCAGTCCCAAAAAGGTCTGGCAACCGGACTCAACCCCAAGGAAATCCTTGAGACATTCTTTGATAAATTTGCCGAGATTGAAGAAGAAAAGGACCGTATAGATTTTATGTTCCGCATTATCCAATACGTAGAACGGCAGGTTGTACTTTATGATAGTGTAGAGGACGCAGCCTTTCCTAAAATTCACCGCCATACCAGTTCCCTTTCTCTCAAAGACTATTTTCAGTTGGTAGCCAAGAATGATTCTTGGGACGATATAAAGGACAAATTAGCGTCCTTTAGTGCACGTATTGTACTTACTGCGCATCCAACTCAATTCTACACCCCGGCGGTACTGGATATTATATCCAATTTAAGAACCTTGATACTTGAAGACCGGATAGATGAAATCGATGTTGCCTTGCAACAATTGGGTTTAACGTCCCTAATCAATGCAAAAAAACCTACACCTCTGGACGAGGCCAAAAACATCATTTATACACTGAGACATGTTTATTACGATGCCATAGGTGATTTGTACGCACACATAAAAAGTAGCATAAACAATCATAATTTTGAGAACCATAATATCGTGAAACTAGGTTTTTGGCCAGGCGGTGACAGGGACGGTAATCCTTTTGTGACTTCGGAAATTACCCGCGATGTTATGAACGAGTTAAGGGTCACCCTAATGAAATGTTATTATAATGATTTAAAGCGTCTGCAACATAAACTTACATTTAAAGAAGTTCAGGAACCATTGAATAAATTACGGAACAACCTTTATAAAGCGATGTTCGATACTTCCAAGGACGTTGGATATAAGGATATCATCGATCCTCTAACAAAGATTCGGGAAGCACTAGTTGAAAAATACAACAACCTGTACATTAAGGACCTGGATTTGTTTATAGATAAGGTTAAAATCTTTAAGACCCATTTTGCCACTATTGATATTAGGCAGGACCATAGTATTCATACAAAGGTTATGAATGAAGTCTTACGCAAAAAGGGGTTCATTAAGGAGGACTACAAGGAGCTATCAGAAGATGGTTTGATTTCTATCTTTTTGAACGAAAACTTTACGCTTTCGCCAGATGATTTTGAAGAGGAAATTGTTAAGGACACTATAAGGAACATTTCCCAGCTACAGACTATACAGGACAAAAACGGGGAGGAAGGTTGCAACAGATACATTATCAGTAATTCGGAGGATATATATTCGGTCCTTTTCGTATTGGCACTATTTAGATGGTGCGGATGGGGCAATAATAAAATAACCTTTGATATTGTTCCCCTGTTCGAGACCATGATTGGAATGGAAAATGCGGAGGTCACCATGGAAAAGCTTTTTAGTCTGGAACCTTATCGCAAGCACCTTAACAATCGAGGAGAAAAGCATACGATAATGCTTGGTTTTTCCGATGGCACCAAGGATGGTGGTTACTTAAAGGCCAATTGGTCTATTTTAAAGACCAAAGAAACCCTTTCTGCGGTTTGTGAGGCAAATGGGATAGCAGCAATTTTCTTTGACGGTAGGGGAGGGCCACCTGCACGAGGCGGTGGCAAAACACATCGTTTTTATGCGGCACAGACGAATCGGGTGGCCAATAACGAGATTCAGTTAACTATCCAAGGGCAGACCATCACAAGTACCTATGGCACCAAGGAACAGTTTATTTATAATAGTGAACAATTGCTTACCGCCGGTCTTTCCAATACAATATTAGGTAAGGAGATTACCATCTCGGATGATTCCAGAAAATTGATCGAGGAATTATCAGAAGATAGTTTTGCTAAGTACGATGCCTTAAAACATCACGACAAGTTTATGCCCTATTTGGAGAACATGAGTACGTTGAAGTACTACACTAAGGCCAATATCGGTAGTAGACCGGGCAAACGTGGGAATAAGGCAAAACTAGAATTATCCGATTTACGAGCCATATCCTTTGTGGGCTCGTGGAGTCAATTAAAACAGAACGTTCCTGGATACTTTGGTATAGGAACCGCTCTTAAAAATCTTGAAGATAAGGGTAGATTTGAAGAGGCCAAACAATTATACGACAATGTACCGTTCTTCCAAGCATTAATGATGAACAGTATGATGAGTCTTTCCAAATGTTATTTTGAATTGACCAGTTATATGAAAGAAGATAAGGAGTACGGGGCCTTCTGGGAAATATTGCATGAAGAGTATCAGCTTTCAAAGGACATGTTATTGAAGCTTTCCGGAATGGAAATATTAATGGAAAAAGAAGCAATATCCCGTGAATCGATTAAAATTAGGGAACATATCGTATTGCCGTTATTGGTTATTCAACAATATGCCCTACAACAGATTAGCGGCGGTACAAAGTTCAACGAAGAATACGAGAAAATAGTAACCCGTTCGCTTTACGGCAATATTAATGCAAGTAGGAATTCTGCTTAA